One Gelria sp. Kuro-4 DNA segment encodes these proteins:
- a CDS encoding GntR family transcriptional regulator — protein sequence MELLPRNNGLPLYSQLAELLREKIVEGELAPGEKLPSETQLAEMYGVSRITTKQALNELAAQGLIYRLQGSGSYVSPKRLKRQLSQLGGFSEDMRRNGVFVRRKVLELNLSKPPKTVRSRLKLAEREMALVVRRLIIVDQEPIALFKSYLPEHLVRGLLLEDLEENGLYELLQNKLGLCLGWADQILEIGSATTEEAYLLSVSTGVPVFRTTRNTNLCDGTPIETAEAVFRGDRVEFHTRLEAAQGQGGL from the coding sequence ATGGAGTTGCTGCCAAGAAACAACGGATTACCCCTTTACAGCCAGTTGGCCGAACTCTTGAGAGAAAAAATTGTTGAGGGTGAGCTGGCGCCGGGTGAAAAGCTGCCGTCAGAAACGCAATTGGCGGAGATGTATGGAGTCAGCCGGATCACGACCAAGCAGGCATTGAACGAGCTGGCGGCACAGGGTCTGATCTACAGGCTTCAAGGCTCGGGAAGCTACGTTAGCCCCAAAAGACTCAAACGGCAGCTCAGCCAGCTAGGCGGCTTTAGCGAGGATATGCGACGAAACGGCGTGTTTGTTCGGCGCAAGGTCTTGGAACTTAACTTGAGCAAGCCGCCAAAAACTGTCCGTTCGCGTTTGAAACTGGCCGAAAGGGAAATGGCTCTTGTAGTAAGGAGGTTGATAATCGTAGACCAGGAACCAATTGCTTTGTTCAAGAGTTACCTGCCGGAGCACTTGGTAAGAGGATTGCTCTTGGAAGACTTAGAGGAGAACGGTCTCTATGAGTTGCTTCAGAACAAATTAGGGCTCTGTCTTGGCTGGGCTGATCAGATCCTTGAGATTGGGAGTGCTACGACCGAAGAGGCTTACCTCCTCTCAGTGTCGACCGGAGTTCCTGTCTTCAGAACTACCCGGAACACTAACCTGTGTGACGGGACCCCCATTGAGACAGCGGAAGCTGTTTTCAGGGGTGACCGAGTTGAATTCCACACTAGGCTTGAAGCTGCACAAGGCCAAGGAGGGTTGTAG
- a CDS encoding TRAP transporter small permease has product MEEWLIVIPLVIIIVLTLIQVFARYVLLSGILWSDEAVGYLFVLMAMIGAAVALRERMHTDLQLLVNKAPRWLAWIMRLLAGFTVGGFLIMLLISGLDFAYENRGQVSPMLGLPMFIAYGLLPLGAILMLVEFGRLIFARSCGSEPAESERIFVE; this is encoded by the coding sequence TTGGAAGAGTGGTTGATAGTGATTCCTCTGGTGATCATCATCGTACTGACGCTTATCCAGGTTTTCGCACGCTACGTGCTTTTGTCGGGGATCCTTTGGAGCGATGAAGCCGTAGGTTACCTCTTTGTGCTCATGGCCATGATCGGAGCTGCAGTGGCCCTACGAGAGAGAATGCATACTGATCTCCAGTTGCTGGTGAACAAAGCACCAAGATGGTTGGCCTGGATCATGAGGTTGTTAGCAGGCTTTACGGTCGGTGGCTTCCTCATCATGTTGTTGATCTCGGGGTTGGACTTCGCCTACGAAAACCGGGGACAGGTTTCCCCCATGCTCGGCCTGCCGATGTTCATCGCTTACGGGTTGCTCCCGTTAGGTGCGATCCTGATGCTGGTGGAATTCGGGCGATTGATCTTCGCGCGCTCGTGTGGTTCAGAACCGGCAGAATCCGAGAGAATCTTCGTTGAGTAG
- a CDS encoding FAD-dependent oxidoreductase yields MATVKEIREAARTIPVLREVDVLVAGGGTAGMVAGLAAARAGAQTLVLERLNCLGGNFTAGLMGTTWTFSDQKKLIVRGIPLEIIERLAEQGGTVVGNISKDCFTIYDTELAKFVLQDMYEAELNLEVLYYTWVVDTIVEDNVVKGVIIESKSGRQAILAKTTVDATGDADVAARAKAEFMMAAKQDLHPVSLLCKIANVDLDEMFEFYERNPSFIGNFTGGWQHSGFHCFRLNEELQNADLPLEMEYLRDWFILFYTTPRPGEIIFNMTGETQIDGTDVVELTKGELVSRKRLSQALWCLRQYVPGFKNAYITTTASSLGVRETRRIVGEHILTKDEIVANTRFPDAVCSYGAPVGVHTADGTNAVFARLKPGTSYDIPYRCLLPKKIDGLLVTGRCISVTPEATGSTRNMTACMALGQASGVAAALASAKGIVPRALGTEELVSALLSQGVYLEGRSALAEKAGEQKPNLNDSTK; encoded by the coding sequence GTGGCAACAGTTAAAGAGATTCGCGAAGCAGCCCGAACGATTCCTGTGTTGCGTGAAGTTGACGTGTTGGTTGCCGGAGGGGGAACCGCTGGCATGGTGGCCGGCCTAGCAGCTGCGCGGGCGGGGGCACAGACGCTTGTTCTGGAAAGGCTCAATTGTCTGGGCGGAAACTTTACCGCTGGGCTCATGGGTACCACCTGGACTTTTAGTGACCAAAAGAAGTTAATCGTTAGAGGTATTCCCCTGGAAATCATAGAGCGGCTAGCTGAACAGGGCGGCACAGTAGTTGGCAACATTTCCAAGGATTGCTTCACTATCTACGATACCGAACTTGCGAAATTCGTCTTACAAGATATGTACGAAGCCGAACTGAACCTCGAAGTACTCTATTATACCTGGGTTGTCGATACAATCGTCGAGGACAACGTTGTTAAAGGCGTCATCATAGAAAGCAAATCCGGCCGCCAGGCGATCCTGGCAAAGACCACAGTGGATGCCACGGGCGATGCCGACGTTGCTGCGCGGGCAAAAGCGGAATTCATGATGGCTGCTAAGCAAGACTTGCACCCGGTAAGCCTCTTGTGCAAGATTGCCAACGTCGACCTCGACGAGATGTTCGAATTCTACGAGAGGAACCCGTCCTTTATAGGTAACTTCACCGGCGGGTGGCAGCATAGTGGCTTTCACTGCTTCCGCCTGAACGAAGAACTTCAGAATGCAGATCTGCCGCTAGAAATGGAATACCTGCGCGATTGGTTTATCCTGTTCTATACGACGCCCAGGCCGGGTGAGATAATATTCAACATGACCGGTGAAACCCAAATCGACGGCACCGATGTTGTAGAACTCACCAAGGGTGAACTGGTGTCCAGGAAGAGGCTATCCCAGGCTTTGTGGTGCCTGCGCCAGTATGTCCCTGGCTTTAAGAACGCGTATATCACAACTACAGCCTCGTCTCTCGGGGTGCGGGAGACAAGGCGCATCGTCGGAGAACATATCCTCACGAAAGATGAGATTGTAGCCAACACCCGATTCCCGGACGCAGTCTGCAGTTACGGTGCCCCTGTGGGAGTCCACACGGCCGACGGCACCAACGCAGTGTTCGCTCGACTAAAACCAGGCACGTCGTACGACATTCCTTACCGGTGTCTGCTACCCAAGAAGATCGATGGACTGCTGGTGACAGGTCGCTGCATTTCGGTTACTCCTGAAGCCACAGGATCCACCAGAAACATGACCGCCTGCATGGCCCTAGGCCAGGCCAGTGGAGTTGCCGCTGCATTAGCTAGTGCTAAAGGAATTGTACCCAGGGCGTTAGGAACCGAGGAGCTGGTGTCCGCTTTGTTGAGTCAGGGGGTATACCTAGAAGGGAGGAGTGCTTTGGCCGAAAAAGCTGGGGAACAGAAGCCCAACTTAAACGATAGCACGAAATAG
- a CDS encoding TRAP transporter large permease yields the protein MTTALILLGLVFGLIFIGVPIAFALGATAAIGLVVVHGQPLQVLPQCVFSGINYFPLLAIPFFIFSGELMNKAGITERLVRFAALLVGKAPGGLAHTSVLACMFFGGVTGSAPADTSAIGSLLIPAMEEEGYPVDFAAALIASASTMGPIIPPSIIMVIYGATVGVSVGGLFATGITAGILVALGLMITVLLTNRAGKFPARKERITLVEVSSTLREAIWPLGMPLVVVGGILGGVFTPTEAGAVAVLYGLIVGFFILKTLKVVDLLPMLHRTVVLTSTVLMIIGTAKVLGWVFTVLQIQRYLGEAFLNISGNPGVFLLLVNILLLIMGTFMDAGASVVLLAPILAPIAASLGINPLHFGLIVVLNLTIGHATPPLGLCLFVASGIAKISLERISRAIAPFLMAEVATLMVVTYLPEVVMFVPRLLKYA from the coding sequence TTGACAACGGCTCTGATTCTACTGGGTCTAGTCTTCGGATTGATCTTCATAGGGGTTCCAATCGCCTTCGCCTTAGGAGCGACCGCTGCCATTGGGCTGGTGGTCGTCCACGGCCAGCCGCTTCAGGTGTTACCACAGTGTGTCTTTAGCGGAATCAATTACTTCCCGCTTCTTGCCATCCCGTTCTTCATCTTCTCCGGTGAACTAATGAATAAGGCCGGCATCACTGAAAGGCTGGTCCGCTTCGCGGCCCTCCTGGTCGGCAAAGCTCCAGGAGGGTTGGCCCACACCTCTGTCCTGGCCTGCATGTTCTTCGGGGGAGTGACTGGGTCGGCGCCTGCCGACACCTCAGCCATCGGGTCTCTCTTAATCCCGGCCATGGAGGAAGAGGGATACCCGGTGGACTTTGCGGCCGCATTAATAGCTAGTGCTTCGACCATGGGGCCGATCATTCCGCCGAGCATCATCATGGTGATCTACGGCGCCACGGTGGGGGTTTCCGTGGGCGGCCTCTTCGCGACTGGGATCACTGCGGGAATCCTTGTAGCGCTCGGCCTGATGATCACTGTCCTCCTCACTAACCGCGCCGGGAAGTTTCCAGCCCGGAAGGAAAGAATCACGCTAGTCGAGGTATCGTCGACGCTTCGCGAAGCCATCTGGCCTTTGGGAATGCCCCTGGTAGTCGTCGGTGGAATCTTGGGCGGGGTGTTCACTCCGACAGAAGCGGGGGCTGTGGCCGTCCTATATGGCCTAATCGTGGGGTTCTTCATCTTGAAGACTTTGAAGGTCGTGGATCTCCTACCAATGCTTCACCGCACGGTGGTGCTGACCTCCACGGTGCTCATGATCATTGGGACGGCTAAAGTCCTGGGTTGGGTTTTCACGGTATTGCAGATCCAGCGCTATCTAGGGGAGGCCTTCTTGAATATATCAGGGAACCCCGGGGTGTTTCTCCTTTTGGTCAACATCTTACTGCTGATCATGGGTACCTTCATGGATGCTGGTGCCAGCGTTGTTCTGCTGGCCCCGATCTTGGCCCCGATTGCTGCGTCTCTGGGAATCAACCCGTTACATTTCGGGCTGATCGTGGTCCTCAACCTGACCATTGGTCACGCCACGCCGCCTCTAGGGCTGTGTCTCTTCGTGGCCTCTGGGATTGCAAAAATTTCTTTGGAGCGGATTTCCAGGGCAATAGCGCCTTTCCTGATGGCCGAAGTTGCGACTCTAATGGTCGTTACGTACCTGCCGGAAGTGGTGATGTTCGTACCGCGTTTGCTTAAATACGCGTAG
- a CDS encoding TRAP transporter substrate-binding protein, translating into MKINKGCFWRFTIVASLVLSLVAVAGGCGSSNSSTPKGSEGAQASKQAEKKYVIKYGFVASPQSPHLAGGADFKKRVEELSGGRIEVQLYPSSQLGDKLQMVEGVRAGTIEMTEVAATDLSGFSRKWSVFSLPYLFNDRDHMFRVLRDKEVKEILSKDAEQCGVKVLMYWGMGTRSIINAKRPVYRPEDLNGLKIRVMQDPILAETVNAMGANGVPLAWSEVYTALQQKTIDGLEQSAPLYVDAKLYEVAKYFSLTEHFLIPDAHLISLKFWNSLPKDLQDVLLKAAQQTEEEFFKIWDKYEEDSLKTLKDSGVQINQVDKAAFRDRVKPIYDKYASQIGPDLIQKMQKVQ; encoded by the coding sequence ATGAAGATTAACAAAGGTTGCTTTTGGAGGTTTACCATCGTAGCTTCATTGGTTCTGTCGCTCGTGGCGGTCGCGGGGGGGTGTGGCTCGTCCAATTCATCCACGCCCAAAGGGAGTGAAGGTGCCCAGGCATCCAAACAGGCCGAGAAAAAATATGTTATCAAGTACGGTTTTGTCGCCAGCCCCCAGTCGCCACACCTTGCAGGCGGGGCTGACTTCAAAAAGAGGGTGGAAGAACTTTCCGGAGGGCGGATCGAGGTTCAACTTTATCCTAGCTCGCAGTTGGGTGACAAACTCCAGATGGTGGAGGGGGTAAGGGCTGGTACGATTGAGATGACCGAGGTCGCGGCTACGGACCTCTCCGGTTTCAGCAGGAAATGGTCGGTTTTCAGCCTGCCTTACCTGTTCAATGACCGGGACCACATGTTCAGGGTGCTTCGAGATAAGGAAGTCAAAGAGATCCTGTCCAAGGATGCTGAACAATGCGGCGTCAAGGTTCTCATGTACTGGGGGATGGGCACCAGAAGCATCATCAACGCCAAACGGCCGGTCTACAGGCCTGAAGACCTCAATGGCCTCAAGATCCGCGTGATGCAGGATCCCATCCTGGCCGAAACTGTCAACGCCATGGGTGCCAACGGGGTACCCCTGGCCTGGAGCGAAGTTTATACTGCACTTCAGCAGAAAACCATCGATGGGTTGGAGCAGTCGGCTCCTCTGTACGTGGACGCCAAGCTGTACGAAGTGGCCAAGTACTTCTCCCTTACCGAACATTTCCTGATCCCCGACGCGCATCTGATCAGCCTGAAGTTCTGGAACAGCCTTCCTAAGGACCTCCAGGACGTACTGCTCAAGGCCGCGCAGCAGACGGAAGAGGAATTCTTCAAGATCTGGGATAAGTATGAGGAGGATTCTCTGAAGACCCTTAAGGATAGCGGAGTTCAAATCAACCAAGTTGACAAAGCGGCTTTCCGCGATCGAGTGAAGCCCATATACGACAAGTACGCGTCGCAGATTGGCCCGGATCTGATCCAGAAGATGCAGAAGGTACAGTAG